From one Desulfovibrio sp. JC022 genomic stretch:
- a CDS encoding conjugal transfer protein TraJ: MPSKKKVIKTYVSEKEYEQICSSAEQCSLSLSAFTKAVCLGHEIRSSTDQQTRRELLKLNGDQGRLGGLLKMLILDDDDNRKAAEKLLREIGQTQRQIVQKVRSI; the protein is encoded by the coding sequence GTGCCCAGCAAAAAGAAAGTTATCAAAACCTATGTTTCGGAAAAGGAATATGAGCAAATCTGTTCAAGCGCAGAGCAGTGTAGTTTGTCTCTATCTGCGTTTACCAAGGCGGTATGTCTGGGCCATGAAATCAGAAGCAGCACGGATCAACAGACCCGCCGGGAGCTTCTGAAGCTTAATGGAGATCAAGGCCGTCTGGGTGGTCTTTTAAAAATGCTGATTCTGGACGATGACGACAATCGAAAAGCGGCTGAGAAGCTGCTTAGAGAAATAGGTCAGACTCAACGGCAAATAGTCCAGAAGGTGAGGTCTATATGA
- a CDS encoding HI0074 family nucleotidyltransferase substrate-binding subunit, whose product MDYTQFKKAILRFEEMLRKYNEGSADLDEITKDAVQDSLVKRFEYTLELAWKSCKRHLFEEGYVEVKTMGPKPMMRFAFTADLIANVDNWIGYINARNDTSHDYSGDKADAILDIVDDFYDDVVDLYEKISKETWE is encoded by the coding sequence ATGGATTACACACAGTTTAAAAAAGCGATCCTCCGCTTTGAGGAAATGCTCCGTAAATACAACGAAGGTTCAGCCGATCTTGACGAGATAACCAAGGACGCTGTTCAGGATTCATTGGTCAAACGTTTTGAATACACGCTGGAACTGGCTTGGAAAAGCTGCAAACGGCACCTGTTTGAAGAAGGATACGTTGAAGTAAAAACCATGGGTCCGAAGCCGATGATGCGCTTCGCTTTCACTGCGGATCTTATCGCCAATGTTGACAACTGGATCGGATACATCAATGCCCGCAATGACACCTCGCACGATTATTCCGGCGACAAGGCAGACGCCATTTTGGATATTGTAGATGATTTCTATGATGATGTGGTCGATCTATACGAGAAGATTTCAAAGGAAACATGGGAATAA